GCTACGAGCAAGAGTAACGGATAGGCATTATAGGAGAATGCATACAAGTAGAAGATGAATCGAGAGATAAATCCGCTTCATTCCCCTCTTTTGAGTTCCTCTTCTATCCCTACTTCCGCATCTCCATTGCTGTGCGTTGGCGCTGCCGGTTGGATTAGTACATGGCAGCTGCAGGCATTTTCTGGCTCGCCGCATCGCAGCGCATCCACCACGCATCACAACACGCATCCAGTACACAGCTTTGAACAGCGCCGCACAGCACATCACTGGTTATCCGTGCACTGGGTCTTTGGCCGTTGCGGCGCCTCCTGCTTTACTCATTGGCTCGCTGCGGTGCTGCATGCCTTGAACCCGCTCCCACCaactgctgcagccgccaTTGACACCTCCCAGGGTGCATTATCTGCCTCCAGAGGGTACATGTATAAGCCGCCCCGATATAAAAGTCGTGCCACGTCCAATCTCGCGTCTCGTCGGAACATCAATTGGATATCCCGTCTGCGGCGATCAAACAGGACATTTCCCCATTGCTCTTGTCCGACAGACTGCTATTCCCATCATACCCAGTACTGCTTCTCACAGTCCAAACCCCAGCTGTCTCGTGCGTCATAGGCGGTAGCGGGAAGCTTCTACAAGGtcccagcaccagcggccCCACCCCACGGCTCACTCGACCCTGCTACAGGTGCTGAGCCTGACAACTGACCAGGTTCCGGGGCTATCGAGGGCCTATTAATTGGTAgcggccatcttctttctcaccTTGTGTCCCAGCTTCCCCTCCATATTCTCCATATTCTCCATACCAGACGATTCTtactctttctctcttttcacttTTCTTCGCTACGATTCAATACTACAAAGACGAAAAGGCAATCTGGCGTCTCTTCCTTTGCTTCGACCGAGCTACGATACCGAGTGCCAACTCTACTCTTTTACACTCGACTCATTTGAACCTTTTCTTACTGTCGATATCATCACCCCACCAACTGCCACCTAGAGAGAACTCACACCGACCCGTCATCCggcagccatcaagatggtGAAGGAGACCAAGCTCTACGATACTCTGAGTATCAAACCTGAGGCGTCGCAAGacgaaataaaaaaaggctaCCGGTATGTATAGATTACTTTATTTTTGCCGATTTTTCTTCCTGTCCCTTCCCTTTGGCTTCCCTTGCGTTTGTCGTCATTCATTGCTTGGGCCAAGAGCTAGCTGTGGGTGGCAATTGGGGAGCGCGACCAATCCGCAAGCCTCCCCACACAGCTTACCGCCCAACCAGCATGTTCCCGGTTGAGAGTAGAGAATTGACCATTGATGCTAACCACAATTTCGTGTGCAGAAAAGCTGCCTTGAAGTGGCACCCTGACAAGAACAAAGACAACCCCAACGCCTCGGAAAAATTCAAGGAGTGCTCCCAAGCCTATGAGATCCTGTCCGACCCGGAGAAGCGCAAAATCTATGACCAATATGGCCTCGAGTTCCTGCTGCGGGGTGGTGCTCCTCCGCCCGAGGGAGGTCCAGGGGCCAACCCTTATGCGGGAGCAGGCGGCATGCCTGGCGGCTTTGGCGGTTTTGATTTCGGAGGCATGccgggaggcggcggcgccagGACGTTCCATTTCAGCACTGGCGGAAACGGCTCCAAGGCGTACAACTTCAACAACCCCGAAGACATATTCACAGAGTTTATGCGCAGCAACATGCAtggtggaggcggcggcgtaggcggcgacgacgacgattttggcttcttcagcagttCATcattcggcggcggcggcggcggcggtccCCGGCCTGGACGAACGAGGGCGAGATCTGGCTTCGCTGAGGCTCCGCAGAGGAACCGCGAACCAACACCCGAAGTTACAACCGTTGAACGGCCGCTACCTCTTTCTCTAGAAGAGTTATACAACGGAacgacaaagaagatgaagattaAACGCAAGACCTTTGACGAGACCGGAAAGCGAGTGCAAACCGACCAGATATTGGAAGTACCCATCAAGCCGGGTCTCAAGAAGGGATCTAAAATCAAGTTTAACGGAGTTGGCGATCAAGTAGAGGGTGGTAGACAAGATCTGCATTTTATCCTTGAAGAGGTAAGCCAGCCCACTACTCATTTCATACATACTTTGATGCGAATTATTACTAACTACTTGACTTACAGAAAGATCATCCCCTCTTCAAGCGAGAGGACAACGACATTGTGCACACCGTTACCCTGGACCTAAAGGAAGCCTTGACTGGATGGAAGCGAGTAGTCACTACAATTGACGGCAAGCAAATCAGCATAGACAAAGGCGGCCCAACCCAGCCTGGAAGTGAAGATCGGTATCCGGGACTGGGAATGCCCATGACGAAGAAGCCTGGACAGAGAGGCGACTTTATTGTTCGCTACAAGGTCAATTTCCCATCAAGCTTGTCCCAAGATCAAAAGGCACAGCTCAAAGAGATTTTgtagaaggaaaaaaaaaatagaaaagaaaaacataTTGGACGCACAGAGCTTGagagagggggaaaagaacGATATATCCACATAGCGACAGAGGGCTTGGTATGCGGGACATGAACAGGACCTCAGGAACCGAGCCACGAGACCCCCTTTTGCAAGGCTGGGAATGTCTGTGCAATCCGACATGGGCGGAGCGGCACGATGCCGCCTGATAGTACGCTGATGGCAAGCTGGCGtgtttttattcttgtttgttttcttattattttcaTCCACCTTTTTGGGCACTTTTTGCACTGTCAAGACGAATTGACAGCGAGTACGGCGTTTTAGGGATGCATTTCTGGCAGAGTTCGAAGCACGCGGGGGGATTCTTGTTGAcatgatggaagaaaaagacattACTAGGATTTTGTCGTTGAGGAGGGCTTGAAAGAGGCTTTACTTTGATATAGCAATCGTGTTCATGTTGGTCGGGTGCTAGCTCAACGCTGTAACGAGacggatggatggatggatggatttgATCAATTGAACTTATAGCGGATTTATTTTGGTATAAAATATCTATACATGCAGTTGTATTTTCTGTTGCTTTACGAACTCCATACTCTGAGTGATGTGGCTTGTGGGGGTTGAAATGAGCGCTTGCAGTGATCCCTGCGGGCTGTTTAATTACGGTGCTGTCATGACGATATCATCACTTAGTCTTACGGCCTTTTGCGGAGTGACATGCTGGTCTCAGCCACGGCGGCTGCGTTCCATGGGGTGGTCACGGGAAATTAGAGCATGAGGGGAATTCCAGGCGCGATTCTGATTAATATAGCTCAATTCATTGGCTTGACGCATTTGATGATATATTGCTGTAACATGTAACATTTGAtttggtagcagcagtagcagcagcatcttgtaAGCCAAGCAAAACTGCCGCCCGCAGCCGGATTTCAAGCTATGGAGCCAAAAGCAAGTGTCCACTAACATGGCCCCGAAGGAGGGGCAATGACGACACTGGGCAAGGAtttgaggggggaggggtaaaaatgatggatgaagcaaggctgtgaagaagctgtgagAGCCTAGGATGGGAataagaaggagaaaaaaaagaaagacgcTAATCAAGAGGGAGGTAGAaggaggctggagaaggaggttATTTGTTTTTGGGATTGACGATGGAATGAATGGCGGTGCTGATAATTAAGAGTGTAGTcggttttttattagcatgTGATTTGGACGATGGAATAAGAAAAGTAAGTTTGCATGGAGTTATGATTCAATTGCGCATGGCCACGACATTTTTTGTAAAACGGCGAGAATCAGGATTTTGAGGGGGGAAATTATCCACTGCCTGCGTGTGAAATGTGGTTTTGTATCGTTTTGGTGTTTCATATGAGGTAATTATACAGATGGCACTGCATTCTGACTGGGCCTTGGAGTAGTACTATACGAACTCCCGACGTGGTGCTGCTTTGTGGAGAGCTGCTAAAGGGCCTTTTTAGTCTTCCCGTTGGGCTTATATACTTGCTGCTTCGCTCGTCTggttcctcttttccttcttcttttcttcatacCGTTGCGAACCTAGAGTCTAATTAGAtaccctctcttcttcttcttttgacataatattacttttagaATATACCATCAAAATGCCTGAAGTAA
This portion of the Trichoderma atroviride chromosome 6, complete sequence genome encodes:
- a CDS encoding uncharacterized protein (BUSCO:EOG092D3LD3), translated to MVKETKLYDTLSIKPEASQDEIKKGYRKAALKWHPDKNKDNPNASEKFKECSQAYEILSDPEKRKIYDQYGLEFLLRGGAPPPEGGPGANPYAGAGGMPGGFGGFDFGGMPGGGGARTFHFSTGGNGSKAYNFNNPEDIFTEFMRSNMHGGGGGVGGDDDDFGFFSSSSFGGGGGGGPRPGRTRARSGFAEAPQRNREPTPEVTTVERPLPLSLEELYNGTTKKMKIKRKTFDETGKRVQTDQILEVPIKPGLKKGSKIKFNGVGDQVEGGRQDLHFILEEKDHPLFKREDNDIVHTVTLDLKEALTGWKRVVTTIDGKQISIDKGGPTQPGSEDRYPGLGMPMTKKPGQRGDFIVRYKVNFPSSLSQDQKAQLKEIL